The following are from one region of the Streptomyces fradiae genome:
- a CDS encoding DUF58 domain-containing protein — protein MALTGRTALLAAIGSLPVGILAPSWTGMLAVNAPLTLAILCDYAMAAPVRKLQFTRSGDTTVRLGDAAEVRLTITNPSRRRLRAQLRDAWPPSGAQSPTRQKLTVPAGERRRITTALRPTRRGDRRAERVTVRSFGPLGLAARQGNHEVPWAVRVLPPFTSRKHLPSRLARLRELDGRTSVLTRGEGTEFDSLREYVPGDDTRSIDWRATARQTTVAVRTWRPERDRHILIVLDTGRTSAGRVGDVPRLDAAMDAALLLTALASRAGDRVDLLAYDRRLRAQVQGRSASDVLPAVVDALAPLEPELVETDARGLAATALARAPRRSLIVLLTGLDAAPVEEGLLPVLPQLTQRHTVLVASPCDPHVVRMAGTRGTIEGVYEAAAATQTQSQRLRTAEQLQRHGVTVVDAAPDALAPALADAYLALKAAGKL, from the coding sequence ATGGCCCTCACCGGACGAACCGCCCTGCTCGCCGCCATCGGGTCGCTCCCCGTGGGCATCCTCGCGCCCAGCTGGACGGGGATGCTCGCGGTGAACGCGCCACTCACACTCGCAATTCTGTGCGACTACGCGATGGCCGCGCCAGTGCGAAAGCTCCAATTCACCCGATCTGGTGACACAACTGTTCGACTGGGTGACGCGGCCGAAGTCCGACTGACCATCACCAACCCGTCCCGCCGCCGACTTCGCGCCCAACTCCGCGACGCCTGGCCTCCGAGCGGCGCCCAGAGCCCCACGCGCCAGAAGCTGACGGTCCCCGCCGGCGAACGCCGCCGGATCACCACGGCCCTGCGTCCCACCCGCCGCGGCGACCGCCGCGCCGAGCGCGTCACCGTCCGTTCCTTCGGCCCCCTCGGCCTCGCTGCCCGCCAGGGCAACCACGAGGTCCCGTGGGCCGTGCGGGTCCTACCGCCCTTCACCAGCCGCAAGCACCTGCCCTCGCGCCTGGCCCGGCTCCGCGAACTCGACGGCCGCACCAGCGTCCTCACACGCGGCGAGGGCACCGAGTTCGACAGCCTCCGCGAGTACGTCCCCGGCGACGACACCCGCTCCATCGACTGGCGGGCCACCGCCCGCCAGACCACCGTCGCCGTCCGCACCTGGCGCCCCGAACGCGACCGCCACATCCTCATCGTCCTCGACACCGGCCGCACCTCCGCCGGCCGCGTCGGCGACGTCCCGCGCCTCGACGCCGCGATGGACGCGGCCCTCCTGCTCACCGCCCTCGCCTCCCGCGCCGGCGACCGCGTCGACCTCCTCGCCTACGACCGCCGCCTCCGCGCCCAGGTCCAGGGCCGCTCCGCGAGCGACGTCCTGCCGGCCGTGGTCGACGCCCTGGCCCCGCTGGAACCCGAACTCGTCGAGACCGACGCCCGGGGCCTCGCGGCCACCGCCCTGGCCCGCGCCCCGCGCCGCTCGCTCATCGTCCTGCTCACGGGCCTGGACGCCGCCCCCGTCGAAGAGGGCCTGCTCCCGGTCCTCCCCCAGCTCACCCAGCGCCACACCGTCCTGGTCGCCTCCCCGTGCGACCCGCACGTCGTCCGGATGGCCGGCACCCGCGGCACGATCGAGGGCGTCTACGAGGCAGCCGCCGCGACCCAGACCCAGTCCCAGCGCCTCCGCACGGCCGAACAGCTCCAGCGCCACGGCGTCACCGTGGTGGATGCGGCCCCGGATGCCCTGGCCCCCGCACTGGCGGACGCGTATCTCGCACTGAAGGCCGCCGGCAAGCTCTGA
- a CDS encoding DUF4350 domain-containing protein: protein MNRAPKTRSATSTSLTPRQLWSRARGALLLLALALIGGLVLATVRSGDHGGRLDPRSADPYGSRAVAELLKARGVTVDVHDTLAAATAATGDDITLLVTTPDLLTPQQQSTLYGAMSRSAGRTVLLGAGAASLDTLAPGIDTDLSVAVATRAPGPRCTLPAATRAGTADLGGERYRTGATTADACYPADGLPTLVRVPGPGSADTVLVGSPELLYNKRLARQGNASLALQLLGSRPHLVWYLPSLTDVPADPETTDDPGSAFLDLIPSGWLWGTLQLAVAAVLAAVWRARRLGPLVPERLPVAIRASEATEGRARLYRKTDARDRAATVLRTATRDRIAPLLGVPGKDAHSPDLLLPALSARIPTTAAAVHRTLLFGPAPADDAALVRLADQLDALEREVRTS from the coding sequence ATGAACCGCGCCCCGAAGACCCGGTCCGCCACCTCCACCTCGCTCACCCCGCGCCAGCTGTGGAGCCGCGCCCGCGGCGCCCTGCTGCTCCTCGCCCTGGCCCTGATCGGCGGCCTCGTCCTGGCCACCGTCCGGTCCGGCGACCACGGCGGCCGACTCGACCCGCGCTCCGCCGACCCCTACGGCAGCCGCGCCGTCGCCGAACTCCTCAAGGCCCGGGGCGTCACCGTCGACGTCCACGACACCCTGGCCGCCGCCACCGCCGCCACGGGCGACGACATCACCCTGCTCGTCACCACCCCCGACCTGCTGACGCCGCAACAGCAGTCCACGCTGTACGGGGCGATGAGCCGATCGGCCGGCCGCACCGTCCTCCTCGGCGCCGGCGCCGCGAGCCTCGACACCCTCGCCCCCGGCATCGACACCGACCTGAGCGTCGCCGTCGCCACCCGCGCCCCCGGCCCCCGCTGCACCCTGCCGGCCGCCACCCGCGCCGGCACGGCCGACCTCGGCGGCGAGCGCTACCGCACCGGCGCCACCACCGCCGACGCCTGCTACCCCGCCGACGGCCTGCCGACCCTGGTCCGCGTCCCCGGCCCGGGCAGCGCCGACACGGTCCTCGTCGGCTCCCCCGAACTCCTCTACAACAAGCGCCTCGCCCGACAGGGCAACGCGTCCCTCGCCCTGCAACTCCTCGGCTCCCGACCGCATCTCGTCTGGTACCTCCCCTCGCTCACCGACGTGCCCGCGGACCCCGAGACCACCGACGACCCCGGCTCCGCCTTCCTCGACCTGATCCCCTCCGGCTGGCTGTGGGGCACCCTCCAACTCGCCGTCGCCGCCGTGCTCGCCGCCGTCTGGCGCGCCCGCCGCCTCGGCCCCCTCGTACCCGAACGCCTCCCCGTCGCCATCCGCGCCTCCGAGGCGACCGAGGGCCGCGCCCGCCTCTACCGCAAGACCGACGCCCGCGACCGCGCGGCCACCGTCCTGCGCACCGCGACCCGCGACCGGATCGCCCCGCTCCTCGGCGTCCCCGGCAAGGACGCCCACTCCCCCGACCTGCTCCTCCCCGCACTCTCCGCACGGATCCCCACGACCGCCGCGGCGGTCCACCGGACCCTGCTCTTCGGCCCGGCTCCCGCCGACGACGCCGCCCTCGTCCGCCTCGCGGACCAACTCGACGCCCTCGAAAGAGAGGTACGCACCTCATGA
- the mtrA gene encoding two-component system response regulator MtrA, whose translation MKGRVLVVDDDTALAEMLGIVLRGEGFEPSFVADGDKALAAFREAKPDLVLLDLMLPGRDGIEVCRLIRAESGVPIVMLTAKSDTVDVVVGLESGADDYIVKPFKPKELVARIRARLRRSEEPAPEQLAIGDLVIDVAGHSVKRDGQSIALTPLEFDLLVALARKPWQVFTREVLLEQVWGYRHAADTRLVNVHVQRLRSKVEKDPERPEIVVTVRGVGYKAGPS comes from the coding sequence ATGAAGGGACGCGTTCTCGTCGTCGACGACGACACCGCACTGGCCGAGATGCTCGGCATCGTGCTGCGAGGTGAAGGGTTCGAGCCGTCGTTCGTCGCGGACGGCGACAAGGCGCTCGCGGCCTTTCGCGAGGCCAAGCCGGATCTGGTGCTGCTGGATCTGATGCTGCCCGGGCGGGACGGGATCGAGGTGTGCCGGCTGATCCGGGCCGAGTCCGGGGTGCCGATCGTGATGCTCACGGCCAAGAGCGACACCGTCGACGTCGTCGTCGGGCTCGAGTCGGGCGCCGACGACTACATCGTGAAGCCGTTCAAGCCGAAGGAGCTCGTCGCCCGGATCCGGGCGCGGCTGCGGAGGTCGGAGGAGCCGGCGCCCGAGCAGCTGGCCATCGGCGATCTGGTCATCGACGTGGCCGGGCACTCCGTGAAGCGGGACGGGCAGTCCATCGCCCTGACGCCGCTGGAGTTCGACCTGCTCGTCGCCCTCGCCCGCAAGCCGTGGCAGGTGTTCACGCGTGAGGTGCTCCTGGAGCAGGTCTGGGGCTACCGGCACGCCGCCGACACCCGTCTGGTGAACGTGCACGTCCAGCGGCTGCGCTCGAAGGTCGAGAAGGACCCCGAGCGCCCGGAGATCGTGGTGACCGTCCGAGGTGTCGGTTACAAGGCGGGACCGAGCTGA
- a CDS encoding AAA family ATPase: MSAPTPEAMTGSDSARASLEALRTEIGKAVVGQDPAVTGLVVALLCKGHVLLEGVPGVAKTLLVRALATSLELDTKRVQFTPDLMPSDVTGSLVYDARTAEFSFQPGPVFTNLLLADEINRTPPKTQASLLEAMEERQVTVDGTPRPLPEPFLVAATQNPVEYEGTYPLPEAQLDRFLLKLTVPLPSREDEISVLTRHAQGFDPRDLKAAGVRPVAGPAELAAAREAVAKVAISAEIAGYVVDICRATRESPSLTLGVSPRGATALLSTARAWAWLTGRDYVTPDDVKALALPTLRHRVQLRPEAEMEGVTPDSVLNSILAHVPVPR, encoded by the coding sequence ATGAGCGCCCCGACCCCCGAGGCCATGACGGGCTCGGACAGCGCCCGCGCCTCCCTGGAGGCCCTGCGCACCGAGATCGGAAAGGCCGTGGTCGGCCAGGACCCGGCCGTCACCGGTCTCGTCGTCGCCCTGCTCTGCAAGGGCCACGTGCTGCTGGAGGGCGTCCCCGGCGTCGCCAAGACCCTCCTGGTGCGGGCCCTCGCCACGTCGCTCGAACTCGACACCAAGCGCGTCCAGTTCACCCCCGACCTGATGCCGAGCGACGTGACGGGCTCCCTCGTCTACGACGCCCGGACCGCGGAGTTCTCCTTCCAGCCCGGCCCGGTCTTCACCAACCTGCTGCTCGCCGACGAGATCAACCGGACGCCCCCGAAGACCCAGGCCTCGCTCCTGGAGGCCATGGAGGAGCGCCAGGTCACCGTGGACGGAACCCCCCGCCCGCTGCCCGAGCCCTTCCTCGTCGCCGCGACCCAGAACCCCGTCGAGTACGAGGGCACCTATCCGCTGCCTGAGGCCCAACTGGACCGCTTCCTGCTGAAGCTGACGGTCCCGCTGCCCTCACGCGAGGACGAGATCAGCGTCCTCACCCGCCACGCCCAGGGCTTCGACCCGCGCGACCTGAAGGCCGCCGGAGTCCGCCCGGTCGCCGGCCCCGCCGAACTCGCGGCCGCCCGCGAAGCGGTCGCCAAGGTCGCGATCTCCGCCGAGATCGCCGGCTATGTCGTCGATATCTGCCGTGCCACGCGTGAATCCCCCTCGCTCACTCTCGGCGTCTCCCCCCGAGGAGCCACCGCCCTGCTCTCCACGGCCCGCGCCTGGGCCTGGCTCACCGGCCGGGACTACGTCACCCCGGACGATGTGAAGGCCCTGGCGCTGCCGACCCTCCGGCACCGCGTCCAACTGCGGCCCGAGGCCGAGATGGAGGGAGTCACTCCCGACTCCGTCCTCAACTCGATCCTCGCCCACGTCCCCGTACCTCGCTGA
- a CDS encoding DUF4129 domain-containing protein, which produces MTITGGTAGGTPVDIPRVPAREAAERELSKPMYHENDPSLLQRVLDRFWDWVDGLFDAASGATPGGVIGLVAVVIVVLALVAALWWRLGTPRRTPAAGGDSLFDDGPRTAAEHRAAAARHASAGQWNQAVQERMRTIVRALEERTLLEPRPGRTADEAAAEAGRHLPVHADALRAAARAFDDVTYGGRSADQPAYRRIEQLDTALERTKPVLATSTAGGFTEAPR; this is translated from the coding sequence GTGACGATCACGGGGGGCACGGCCGGTGGCACACCGGTCGACATTCCGCGCGTCCCCGCCCGGGAGGCGGCGGAGCGCGAACTGTCCAAGCCGATGTACCACGAGAACGATCCCAGCCTGCTCCAGCGCGTCCTCGACCGCTTCTGGGACTGGGTCGACGGCCTCTTCGACGCCGCCTCCGGCGCGACACCGGGCGGCGTCATCGGCCTCGTGGCCGTCGTCATCGTCGTGCTCGCCCTGGTCGCCGCCCTCTGGTGGCGCCTCGGCACCCCCCGCCGCACGCCCGCCGCCGGCGGCGACTCCCTCTTCGACGACGGTCCCCGCACCGCCGCCGAACACCGGGCCGCCGCCGCCCGGCACGCCTCCGCCGGCCAGTGGAACCAGGCCGTCCAGGAACGCATGCGCACCATCGTCCGCGCCCTCGAGGAACGCACCCTGCTCGAACCCCGCCCCGGCCGCACCGCCGACGAGGCCGCCGCCGAAGCCGGCCGCCATCTCCCCGTCCACGCCGACGCCCTGCGCGCCGCCGCCCGCGCCTTCGACGACGTCACATACGGCGGCCGGAGCGCCGACCAGCCCGCGTACCGGCGCATCGAGCAGCTGGACACCGCCCTGGAGCGGACCAAACCGGTCCTCGCCACGAGCACCGCCGGCGGCTTCACGGAGGCGCCCCGATGA